The Achromobacter deleyi region CGGTGGGTCCGGATGTCGAGCTCGATATCAATGTGGAACTGAACCGCCCGCCGATGGTGAAGACCGAAGCCGCCGCGGCGTTGCTGGCGCTGGTGCAGGGATATGCGGATCGCGCGGGGTTCCTGCTGGAAGATGCGCCGATGACGGGGGGTGGCAGCGATGCGAACTTCACGTCGGCGATGGGGATTCCTACGTTGGACGGGTTGGGTGCTGATGGAGACGGGGCGCATACGTTGAATGAATACATTCTTGTGTCTACGTTGGAGCAGCGGTTGAAGTTCTGGGAATTGCTGCTTCGGGAATTGGCTTAGGGGTCTTGGGGCGGGTGTTGGTTCTTGAGACGCCCGGCGTGACGGGGGCCTGGGGTGTGCGGGGCTGCGATTGCGGCCCGGAGCCTTCGCTCCGGGCTTCCCCTTCGTCATCGTCGTTGTCGCCTTCGGCGACTGCCTTCCGATTCCCTCGGGCTTATCGACGCCCCGCACACCCCAGACCCCCGCCACGCCGGGCTCTGGTGGCGAAACTTCACGGGCGCTGGGGCGGACGGAGTTCTTGAGGTTCTCGCCAGCGGTGGGGGGGGTGGAGGAGGATCTTGCGGGGCCCGCCCCCGGCCGGCCGCGCGGGCGGCCTTTGGGGGCTTACGCGGTGTCTTGCGTCGTAGCGATGACGCTTCGCGTGTGGGTAATGGTGTTGGTGTGCTTTGCTGCTTTAGTTTGAGCCATGAAAGATCTTGCGTCGCTCGCCCCTGGTCGGCCGCGCGGGCGGCCTCGGGGGCTTTGGCGGTGTCTTGCGATTGGGGATGCCGCTGCGCGAGTATGAGAGATTTCGTTTGCGGAGCCCGCCTCAAAACGGCCGCCCGGGCGGCCTTTTGAGGCTTACGCGGTGTCTGGCGGCACATGATGCCGCTGCGCGAATGCGGGAGATCCCGCTTACCAGCCCGCCACTAATCGCCATTTCAACTCCACCGCCCGATGGGCGGCGCGCGCGCAAAAGTCTGCATGCGCAAGCCGCTCGCCATCGCGCGCCGCCCATCACCGCCCCTCCCCCCCACGGCGAGCACCATTAACAAACGTCTCCCCGCATTCGCGTAAGCGAACACCGAATCGACGACCCAACGCCCATATGCCAAATGCAGCCGCCCGCGCGGCTGCATTTGGCGGCCCCGCAGATTCCCTACCCCGACCACAGCTCTAGCAGCGCATCAAATCCAGACGCTCGTAGCCCGGCGGCGCGGGCGGGGGGGCTGCGAGCAACCTCCATGCGCCCGAGGGAATCTGAAGGAACCGCCGAAGGCGGTGACGAAGATGACGACGGGGACGTCCGGAGCGAAGGCTCCGGACCGCTATGGCGGGCGCTCGCAGCCCCCCCGCCCGCGCCACCGGGCGACCTACGTAGATCGATCGAACGAATGAACGAACGAACCGATCGAACCAGAACCCACCAGAAATCACATACATCACACCTAAGAGACACAAACGTAATACCCCCACCACCCGAAACATTCGCCTAGAATGTCCCCCACCAAGCAACCCGCCAGTCAAAAGCACCATGTCTGACACCCCCACCAGCGCCATCGCCTACGGCCTGGCCACCCTGGCCGCCGACGGCACCGTCCTTGACACCTGGTATCCGCGCCCCTCGCTGGCCGACAACTCCCCCGCCACCGGCACGCGCCATCTGACCCCGGAAGAAGCCCGCGCCGCGCTCGGGGAACACGTTCCCACCGCCCTCGTCCGCGACACCCGCCGCAAAGTCGACATCGTCGCCGTGCGCACCGCCATCTCCTCGCTGGACGAACCGCCCGTTGACGCGCATGACGCTTACTTGCGGCTGCATCTGCTCAGCCACCGGCTGATCCGTCCGCACGACGCCAATCTGGACGGCCTGTTCAACGTGCTGGCCAACGTGGCATGGACATCGGCGGGTCCTTGCGCGGTGGATCAGGTGGACGCGCTGCGCTGGCAGCTGCGCGCCTCCGGCCAGGTCCTGGAAATCCGCGGCGTGGACAAGATTCCCCGCATGACCGATTACGTCATGCCCGGCGGCGTGCGCATCGCCGACACGGCCCGCGTGCGGCTGGGCGCGCATCTGGCGCCCGGCACCACCGTGCTGCACGAAGGGTTCTGCAATTTCAACGCCGGCACGCTGGGCGCGTCGATGGTCGAAGGCCGCATCAGCGCGGGCGTGACCGTCGGCGACGGCACCGACATCGGCGGCGGCGCGTCCATCATGGGCACCATGTCGGGCGGCGGCAAGCAGGTGGTCTCCATCGGCAAGCGCTGCCTGCTGGGCGCCAACTCGGGCCTGGGCATTTCGCTGGGCGATGATTGCGTGGTGGAAGCCGGCTGCTACGTCACCGCCGGCACGCGCGTGCTGACGCCGGAAGGCGCGGTCGTGAAGGCCGTCTCGCTGGCTGGCCAGCATGGGCTGCTGTTCCGCCGCAACTCCCAGACCGGCGCGGTCGAGACGCTGCTGCGCACGGCCTCATGGGGCGCCTTGAATCCCGCGCTGCACGCCGGGCACTGAATGAAAAATGGCCGCTCGCAGCGGCCATTTTCTACTTGGCGCGGCACGCGTCTTGCACGCGCCGCCTGCGGGCATGTCCCGCTTCAGGCGTATTCCGCCGTCTGTCCCAGCTGGTCATAGACCAGGTTCACGAACAGGTCGGAGCTGAGGATGCGCGTGACAAGGCACGAAAACACCGTCTTGCCGCTGTCGTCCTGCAGACTGATCGTCTCGGTCCAGTCATTGAGGTCGATGCGCTGGAGCGACTCGTAGGGCCAGGTGGCGCCGCCGATGTGCAGGCCTTGCGCCGACAGGGACAACTCGCGCGTTTCCAGGTCCGGAAATTCACCGCCCACGATGTAGCGGAACGTGACTCGCGCGCCTTGCTCGGTCAGCTCTTCCAGCACGGGCAGGCGCTGCGCGACATAGTGCGAGCGGAACGCGTCCATGAACTTGCTGAATTCATCGACGCCGGACGCCACGGTCCAGGCGTTTTCCGTGCGGCTGCGATAGGCCAGGCTGTTGACGGGACCCGCTGCGGCGTCCGGCCCGGAGGCGTACAGGCAGAGATCCTGGATTTCCGCGAATGCGGTGTAGCTGCGGGCATCGCCTTGCTGGCTGACGACACCGTCTTCGTGCAATTCAAAGCAGTCCGGGGAGCTCCCCGTGCGCGTAAACACCGCTAATGCATCTGAGGCCTGCGGGGTTCGGCTATCGGTCATGCAACTTCCTTATTGAGTTAGGGTGCTTTCGCGGCCCAGGACGTCGCAAAGTCATGCGATCCGTATTCTCCCCTATATGAGGAATACGTGCTTGATGACCCCTATTTCCAAGATTTACAGGCGATTCACTCGCCGGGCGGAATCGGCACGAACGGATAGTGCTTCACATCGCCGCGCCCGGCGATGATGGCGGTGGCCTCGGGCACCTCTTCCCAGGCGCCAGGCATCTCGGACAGCGGCTCGGACAGCAGCAGGAAGGCGTCTTCGTCCAGGGCGGCGATTTGCGGATCGTGGGGATAGAGCTCGCGCAAGTGGCGCACGCAGGTGTTGTGGAACAACGTGCGCGAATCGCCTTCGCTGGAATAGCGCACCGCGATCAGGCGCTCGCCGTCCAGCGCGCACACGGTCATGTTGATCGGCTGCGCCACGCCGTGGCGGCGGCCGGCCTCTTCGACCGCGCCCACCATGCGGGCCAGCGCCGGGATCGGGTCCTCGTCCAGGCCGAACGTCAGGGCCAGCAGGAACATCACTTCGGAATCCGTGGAGCCTTCCAGCGAGCCGAAATACGCCGGCGCGATCATCAGCATCAGGTCGCGCCTGAGCAGCGGATAGTCGCGGATGAGCCCGTTGTGCACGAACAGCCATTGCCCGTGGCGAAACGGATGGCAATTGGTTTCCTGCGCGGGCGTATCGGTGGCCGCGCGGATGTGCGCCACGAACAGGGGCGCGTGGATGGCGCGCGCCGCTTCGCGCAGGTTGCGGTCGTTCCAGGCCGGATGCACGCTGCGGTAGCGGAATGGGGGCTCCGGGGGCCGGCCGTACCACCCCAGGCCGAATCCGTCCCCGTTCGTGGTGGTGGCGCCCAGCCGCGAATGCAGGCTCTGGTCGATCAGGGAGTGCCTGGCCTTGAACAGCACGCTCTCCATCTGCAAGGGACTACCTGTGTAAGCGAGCCAGCGGCACATGATGCGCTCCTTCAATCCGGACCTGACCAGTGTAGGAGCGAGCCGCGATTCTCCACAAGCGCGGGCCGCGGCCTGCCTGTCCGCTACTTCTTCAGCAGCGCCTTCAGCATGGCCATGCGTTCCTTGGGATTCATGGCGGCCGTGGCCTCGTCTTCCTGGACGCGTATGTCGCCCAGCCCCATTTCCTCGATGAAGCGCGAAGGTTCGCGCACCAGGTCCTCGCGCGCACGCCGCCGGCGCTTGCACCAGCTCAGGTTCAGGCTGCGCTGCGCCCGCGTGATGCCCACGTACATCAGGCGGCGCTCTTCCTGGATGCGAGTGGCCAGGTTCTCGGCCGCGCGCGCCGGGTCGCCGACCTCGTCGTCCTTGCCCAGGTGAGGCAGCAGCCCCTCTTCCACACCCGCCAGGTACACGTGCGGATACTCCAGCCCCTTGGACGCATGCAGGGTGGACATCTTGACTGCATCGGGCTCGTCTTCCTCGCCGCGCTCCAGCATGGTGACCAGCGCCACGTGCTGCACCAGGTCGAAGAGCGTCATGTTGTCTTCCTCGGCCTTGCGCTTGAGCCAGCCGGTCAGTTCCAACACGTTCTGCCAGCGCGTCTGCGCGGGCCGTTCCTCGAACAGCTCGAACAGGTGGCGTTCGTATTGAATGGCTTCCAGCAGATCGTCCAGGATCGCGCCCGCCGGCTCGGCGGGGGACGCGTCCTTGCCGGACGCCGCGCCGCGTCCGGCACGCCACTGCATGCGGCGGATGAACTCCGCGAACGTGCGCAGCTGGTCAAGCTGGCGCGGCGCCATCTGGGTTTCCAGGCCGGTCTCCGCCACCGCCGCCAGCAATGACATCTCGCGGCTGGCGGCGTACTGGCCCAGCGCCTGCAAGGTGGTCTGGCCGATGCCGCGCTTGGGCGTGGTCGCGGCGCGGATGAACGCGGGATCGTCCTCGTCGTTGGCCAGGAGGCGCAGGTAGGCCAGGATGTCGCGCACCTCGGCCTTGTCGAAGAAGCTCTGCCCGCCGGAGATCGTGTACGGAATCTTCAGGTTGCGCAGCGCCTGCTCCAGGATGCGCGACTGGTGATTGCTGCGGTACAGGATGGCGAAGTCCTTCCACTGCGCCTGGCGCTCGAAGCGCGAGACGGACACTTTCATGGCGATGGACTCCGCCTCTTGCTCCTCGCCGTCCATGGCCGACACCAGGATGGGCTCGCCCACGCCCAGGTCCGACCACAGCTTCTTTTCGAACAGCTTGGGGTTCTTCTCGATCACCTGGTTGGCGGCCGCGAGGATGCGCTGCACCGAACGGTAGTTCTGCTCAAGCTTGATGAGCTTGATGTTGGGGTAGTCGGTGGTCAGCTTGGCCAGGTTCTCGATGGTGGCGCCGCGCCAGGCGTAGATGGCCTGGTCGTCGTCGCCCACCGCGGTGAACATGGCGCGCGGTCCGGTCAGCAGTTGCACCAGCCGGTACTGGCACACGTTGGTGTCCTGGTATTCATCCACCAGCAGGTAGCGCACGCGGTTCTGCCAGCGGGTGCGCACTTCCTCGTTGCTGGCCAGCAACTGCGCGGGGATGCGGATCAGGTCGTCGAAGTCCACAGCCTGGTAGGCGGCCAGCGTGGCGGCATAGCTGCGGTAGATGTGGGCGGCCTCGACGTCGCCCGGCGTGATGGCTTCGCGCGCGGCGTCGTCCGGCTCCAGCAGCGCGTTCTTCCACAGCGAGATGATGCCTTGCACGTGGCGCAGGCGGGCCTTGTCGGTGGTGGCCAGCAGTTCCTGGATGATCGCCATGGCGTCGTCGGCGTCCAGGATGGAGAACGTGGGCTTCAGGCCCGCGTTGCGCGCTTCTTCCCGCAGCATCTTCACGCCCAGCGAGTGGAAGGTGCTGATGATCAGGCCTTTGGACAGCTTGCGGTCCACCAGGGTCTTCACGCGCTCGTCCATTTCCCGGGCGGCTTTATTGGTGAAGGTCAGCGCCACCACGTTGCGGCCCATGTAGCCGCATTCGCGCAGCAGGTAGGCGATCTTCTGGGTGATCACGCGCGTCTTGCCGCTGCCGGCGCCGGCCAGCACCAGGCAGGGGCCGTCCAGGTAAAGCACCGCTTCTCGTTGAGCGGGGTTCATGCCTTGGCCAATCGTTTCGCTTGCGGACATTGGAGTCAGATAGTCATGCATCGCGATGGCCGCAATGCCGATGCGGCCGGCAAGCACGGGGCTTGCGGCCGCCCGTCAGCGGGCCAGGATAACGCGAGAAAATGGGGACGGGCGCAGCCGCCACAACGGGCCTGCCGCGCCGGCGCGATAGAGGTAGAAGATCATAGAACAATCGGATCGGCGGCGCATGGCGCAGGCGCCGCGGTCAGATTTCCAGCGGATCGACTTCCAGTTGCCAGCGTACGCGGGCTTCGTTCGCCAGATACGGCAGATGGTGCGACCAGGACGCCAGGAACGCCTGCAAGGCCGGACGGCTGCTGCTTTCCACCAGCAACTGCGCCCGCTCGATGTTGGCCACGCGCACCACGCGCAGCGGCACCGGGTCGTACAGCATGATCGCGTCCAGGCCAGGAAAATCGGCTGCCCACTCGCCTTCGGGCAGCACGCGGGCCCGCTCCAGAAAGGCCTGCGCCACCTTGAGCTCGCGCGCTTCGGCGGTCAGCAGCGCCTGATAGACGAAGGGCGGCAGGCCGGTGCTCTCGCGCTCATGCAGGGCGTGACGCGCGAATCCGGCGTAATCGTGGCGCAGCAGGGCCTGGTACACCGGTTGCTCGGGATAGCCGGTCTGGATCAGCACCTCGCCGTTGCCCTGGTGCCGCCCGGCGCGGCCCGCCACCTGCATCAGTTGCGCGAACAGGCGCTCGGGCGCGCGGAAGTCGTGCGCGAACAGCATCGAATCGGCGTTCAGCACGCCCACCAGGCCCAGGCGCGCGAAGTCGTGGCCCTTGGCCACCATCTGCGTACCCACCAGGATATCGACCTCGCCCGCGTGCACGGACGCGAACAGCGCCTCCGCGCTGCCCTTCTTGCGCGTGCTGTCCGCATCGATGCGCAGGATGCGCGCCTCGGGGAACAGCTCGGCCAGATGCTCTTCCACGCGCTGCGTGCCGCGTCCCATGGGCGCCAGGTCCTGGTCACCGCACTCGGGGCAGGCGCGCGGCACCGGGGCCTGGTAGCCGCAGTGGTGGCACTGCAGGCGATGGCCGCGGCCGTCGGTGCGATGCAGCACGGTGAAGGCGGTGCAGCGCGGGCAATTGCTGACCCAGGCGCAGGACTGGCAATGCAGCACCGGCGAATAGCCGCGCCGGTTCAGGAAGATCAGCGACTGTTCCTTGCGTTCCAGCCGCTGCCCAATGGCCTCGAGCAGCTGCGGCGACAGGCCCTGCTTCATCTGAAGCCGGCGGGTGTCGACCAGCCGCATCGAGGGCAGCGTGCTGGACCGCGCCCGGCCCGGCAGGGTCAGGCGCAGGTAGCGGCCGCGCTCGGCGTGCTGCCAGGTTTCCAGCGACGGAGTGGCCGATCCCAGCACCACCGGGATATTCAGGTCATGCGCGCGCCACACCGCCAGGTCGCGCGCCGAATAGCGCAGGCCGTCCTGCTGCTTGTAGGACGCGTCGTGTTCCTCGTCCACCACGATCAGGCCCAGCTTGCTCAAGGGCGCGAAGATAGACATGCGCGTGCCCAGCAACATGCGCGCTTCGCCGCGCTGGGCGCGAGCCCAGGCCTGCAGGCGCTCGCCGTCGGACAGGCCGCTATGCATGACCGCCAGGCCTTCCGGCCCCACCAGGGCTTCCAGGCGGGCGCGCAGCGCGCCTTCGAGCTGCGGCGTCAGGTTGATTTCGGGCACCATCAGCAGGACCTGCCGTCCGGCCGCCAGCACCTTCTCGGCGGCCCGCAGGTACACCTCGGTCTTGCCGCTGCCCGTCACCCCATGCAGCAGCACGGGCTTGAACCCCGTCAGCGCACCGATGGTGTCCACCGCGGTGCGCTGGGCATCATTCAACTCGGGCGGCAGGTCGGCGGCCGCCGGCGCGCGGACGGTCTTGCGCTTGCGTCCGTCCAGCCGCGCCACCGGCCCGCCCGCGGAACGCTTGCCCTGGTACGCCGCAGGCTTGCGCAAGGGTGGCGGCAGCGTGGGCAGCATCACTTCGCCCAGCGGCCTCTGGTAGTAGTCCGCCGCGAAACGCGCCATTCGCAGCCAGTCGTCGTCAAAGGGCGGCAGGTCATCCAGCACTTCTTCGATAGGCCGGATCTGCTTGGGATCGAACGAGGGCTCGGCCGGGTTGTCCACTACCACCCCGATCATCTTGCGCCGACCGAACGGAACGATCACCCGCAAGCCGACCGTCACCGGCGTTTCGCTGCGGTAATCGAACGGGCCGGGCAGCGGCACGTCCAGCGCCACGCGCACCCAGCAGACCGCCGCGGTCGCATTGGCCTGCGCTTCAGACATGGAGGCTTGGATGATGCATGTGAGGGAAAACGCCTAGCTAAAAGGATGAGGGGTGGCGGGCGCGGCCGCTTGCGGATTGTCGCCCCGATACACGCCGCCGCTCCGGCCCCGCCTGTGGATAACTTTGGGGAAAAGGCTGGGGCAACATCAGAAATTGGAATATGGCAAGAATGCCCAAACTGTTGCATTCCTGTTGAAAACTCGCTTTTCTGTTTATAAAACAGATACTTAGCGCGGCTTTCAAGATTGTAAACCAGCTTATAAAGGGTTTTCCCCGAGCCGAAATTTATTGTGCACAAGTCCTCGGCCGGGAGGCCCCGCTTCGGCCCTTGGAGCCGAAGCGTTCACTCACTTACCCTCGCAGCGAACGGCTGTGTTGGTGGACTTCATCGACCAGTTCGGCTACGGCGTCCGGCGGAGTGAAGCGCGAAATGCCATGTCCCAGATTGAACACATGGCCGCCCTTGCCCACCGGGCCGAACGCGTCCAGCACACGGCGCGCTTCAGTGCGGATGGCGGAAGCGCCGCCAAACAGCGCCATCGGATCCAGGTTGCCCTGGAAGGCGACGGAGTCCCCGGTACGGCGGCGGGCCGCCGCCAGGTCGACCGTCCAATCCAGGCCCACCGCGTCGCAGCCACAAGCCGCGATCTGTTCCAGCCATTGGCCGCCACCCTTGGTGAAGACGATGGCCGGCACGCGGCGGCCTTCGTGCTCCCGGGTCAGGCCGGCGACGACCTTGCGGGTATACGCCAGCGAAAATTGCTGGAACAGGCCATCGGCCAGCACGCCGCCCCAGCTGTCGAACAGCATGACGGCCTGTGCGCCCGCGGCGATCTGTGCGTTCAGGTATTGCAGCGTGGCCTCGGCATTGATTTCAAGAATGCGATGCAGCAGGTCGGGCCGCGCATACAGCATGGTCTTGATCAGGCGGTAGTCGTCGCTGCCCTTGCCTTCGACCATGTAGCAGGCGATCGTCCAGGGGCTGCCGGCAAAGCCGATCAGCGGCACCTTGCCGTCCAGGTCGCGACGGATCACGCCAACCGCGTCGAAAACATAGCGCAGCTTATCCATGTCGGGCACGGCCAGCCGCGCGACGTCTTGCTCGGTGCGGACCGGGTGGGCAAAGCGCGGGCCTTCGCCTTCGGCGAAATCCAGGCCCAGGCCCATGGCGTGGGGCACGGTCAGGATGTCCGAAAACAGGATGGCCGCGTCCAGGTCGTAACGCGCGAGCGGCTGCAGCGTGACTTCCGAGGCGTAGTCCGGGTTCTGCGCCAGACCCATGAAGGAACCGGCGCGCGCGCGCGTCTCGCGGTATTCAGGCAGGTAGCGACCCGCCTGGCGCATCAGCCAGATGGGGGTGTAAGGCACGGGTTCGCGCAGCAGGGCGCGCAAGAACACATCGTTCTTCAAACGGGGAGCGGACACGACTATCCTCGATGATCGGAAGCCGTGAGTTTACTGCCCCTGGCTGACAAGGCGGGAGCGCCCGGATATCCCGGCTTGCGCCGGCGCAAGCGCGCCCTGCCCGCCCCAGGGCGTCCCCGCTTATATGTCCCGTCCCTGCCCGGCCTGACGATAGGGCGCGGCCTCGATGCCGTGCTTGCGCATCAGCGCCCAGAACGCGCGCCTGTGCTTGGCGCAGGCGCGCGCGGCCTGCGCCACGTTGCCGCCATGCCGCGACAAGGCGTGGCGGATGTACTCGCGCTCGAAGCCATTCACGACCTGCGCCTTGGCCGCCCTGAAGGACTCCTGCGCGGACTGCCGGTGCTGATGGCGCATGGAGTCCAGGGCCTGCTCCACGACGTCGGTTGAAACCCGGGGCCGAGAGGCCGGCGCGGGCTTCGGCCCTCCCACGCTCCCTTGGCCGCCCAGATAGCTTGCCGGGAATTCCTGCAGGCTGCCTGCGTGGCCGACACCGCGCCATCCGGCATGCCTGGCCAGGCGATCCAGCCGGACGCGCATGCTTTCCAGGCAGACCGGCGCCGCGATGAAATCCGCCGCGCCCAGGTTGAGCAAATCATGGATGGCCGGCGCCTTCATGTCGTGAATCAGCAGCAGGATGGGGGTTTTCAGGGCGTCATTGGCCTGTTGCAGGGCCATGCGCGTCCAGGCGAGCGAGCACGGCGCCACAGGCAGGATGCAGCCGTCGTAGCGCCTGAGCACCACGGCAAGCCGGGCCAGCGCATCGGGTGCCGGCGGTGCGCCAACCGCACCCACAGCGCGCTGCACGAGGGGCACTGAATGCAGCCGCACGCGCGTCAGCCTGGCTTGAAGGCCCGACATCCAGTCGTCCATCGCCTTTTCGT contains the following coding sequences:
- a CDS encoding helix-turn-helix domain-containing protein yields the protein MLDCGVLLAPGHEKAMDDWMSGLQARLTRVRLHSVPLVQRAVGAVGAPPAPDALARLAVVLRRYDGCILPVAPCSLAWTRMALQQANDALKTPILLLIHDMKAPAIHDLLNLGAADFIAAPVCLESMRVRLDRLARHAGWRGVGHAGSLQEFPASYLGGQGSVGGPKPAPASRPRVSTDVVEQALDSMRHQHRQSAQESFRAAKAQVVNGFEREYIRHALSRHGGNVAQAARACAKHRRAFWALMRKHGIEAAPYRQAGQGRDI
- a CDS encoding primosomal protein N' — translated: MSEAQANATAAVCWVRVALDVPLPGPFDYRSETPVTVGLRVIVPFGRRKMIGVVVDNPAEPSFDPKQIRPIEEVLDDLPPFDDDWLRMARFAADYYQRPLGEVMLPTLPPPLRKPAAYQGKRSAGGPVARLDGRKRKTVRAPAAADLPPELNDAQRTAVDTIGALTGFKPVLLHGVTGSGKTEVYLRAAEKVLAAGRQVLLMVPEINLTPQLEGALRARLEALVGPEGLAVMHSGLSDGERLQAWARAQRGEARMLLGTRMSIFAPLSKLGLIVVDEEHDASYKQQDGLRYSARDLAVWRAHDLNIPVVLGSATPSLETWQHAERGRYLRLTLPGRARSSTLPSMRLVDTRRLQMKQGLSPQLLEAIGQRLERKEQSLIFLNRRGYSPVLHCQSCAWVSNCPRCTAFTVLHRTDGRGHRLQCHHCGYQAPVPRACPECGDQDLAPMGRGTQRVEEHLAELFPEARILRIDADSTRKKGSAEALFASVHAGEVDILVGTQMVAKGHDFARLGLVGVLNADSMLFAHDFRAPERLFAQLMQVAGRAGRHQGNGEVLIQTGYPEQPVYQALLRHDYAGFARHALHERESTGLPPFVYQALLTAEARELKVAQAFLERARVLPEGEWAADFPGLDAIMLYDPVPLRVVRVANIERAQLLVESSSRPALQAFLASWSHHLPYLANEARVRWQLEVDPLEI
- the dapD gene encoding 2,3,4,5-tetrahydropyridine-2,6-dicarboxylate N-succinyltransferase, with translation MSDTPTSAIAYGLATLAADGTVLDTWYPRPSLADNSPATGTRHLTPEEARAALGEHVPTALVRDTRRKVDIVAVRTAISSLDEPPVDAHDAYLRLHLLSHRLIRPHDANLDGLFNVLANVAWTSAGPCAVDQVDALRWQLRASGQVLEIRGVDKIPRMTDYVMPGGVRIADTARVRLGAHLAPGTTVLHEGFCNFNAGTLGASMVEGRISAGVTVGDGTDIGGGASIMGTMSGGGKQVVSIGKRCLLGANSGLGISLGDDCVVEAGCYVTAGTRVLTPEGAVVKAVSLAGQHGLLFRRNSQTGAVETLLRTASWGALNPALHAGH
- a CDS encoding class II glutamine amidotransferase, which encodes MCRWLAYTGSPLQMESVLFKARHSLIDQSLHSRLGATTTNGDGFGLGWYGRPPEPPFRYRSVHPAWNDRNLREAARAIHAPLFVAHIRAATDTPAQETNCHPFRHGQWLFVHNGLIRDYPLLRRDLMLMIAPAYFGSLEGSTDSEVMFLLALTFGLDEDPIPALARMVGAVEEAGRRHGVAQPINMTVCALDGERLIAVRYSSEGDSRTLFHNTCVRHLRELYPHDPQIAALDEDAFLLLSEPLSEMPGAWEEVPEATAIIAGRGDVKHYPFVPIPPGE
- a CDS encoding UvrD-helicase domain-containing protein, whose translation is MSASETIGQGMNPAQREAVLYLDGPCLVLAGAGSGKTRVITQKIAYLLRECGYMGRNVVALTFTNKAAREMDERVKTLVDRKLSKGLIISTFHSLGVKMLREEARNAGLKPTFSILDADDAMAIIQELLATTDKARLRHVQGIISLWKNALLEPDDAAREAITPGDVEAAHIYRSYAATLAAYQAVDFDDLIRIPAQLLASNEEVRTRWQNRVRYLLVDEYQDTNVCQYRLVQLLTGPRAMFTAVGDDDQAIYAWRGATIENLAKLTTDYPNIKLIKLEQNYRSVQRILAAANQVIEKNPKLFEKKLWSDLGVGEPILVSAMDGEEQEAESIAMKVSVSRFERQAQWKDFAILYRSNHQSRILEQALRNLKIPYTISGGQSFFDKAEVRDILAYLRLLANDEDDPAFIRAATTPKRGIGQTTLQALGQYAASREMSLLAAVAETGLETQMAPRQLDQLRTFAEFIRRMQWRAGRGAASGKDASPAEPAGAILDDLLEAIQYERHLFELFEERPAQTRWQNVLELTGWLKRKAEEDNMTLFDLVQHVALVTMLERGEEDEPDAVKMSTLHASKGLEYPHVYLAGVEEGLLPHLGKDDEVGDPARAAENLATRIQEERRLMYVGITRAQRSLNLSWCKRRRRAREDLVREPSRFIEEMGLGDIRVQEDEATAAMNPKERMAMLKALLKK
- the hemE gene encoding uroporphyrinogen decarboxylase → MSAPRLKNDVFLRALLREPVPYTPIWLMRQAGRYLPEYRETRARAGSFMGLAQNPDYASEVTLQPLARYDLDAAILFSDILTVPHAMGLGLDFAEGEGPRFAHPVRTEQDVARLAVPDMDKLRYVFDAVGVIRRDLDGKVPLIGFAGSPWTIACYMVEGKGSDDYRLIKTMLYARPDLLHRILEINAEATLQYLNAQIAAGAQAVMLFDSWGGVLADGLFQQFSLAYTRKVVAGLTREHEGRRVPAIVFTKGGGQWLEQIAACGCDAVGLDWTVDLAAARRRTGDSVAFQGNLDPMALFGGASAIRTEARRVLDAFGPVGKGGHVFNLGHGISRFTPPDAVAELVDEVHQHSRSLRG